The following coding sequences lie in one Labrus bergylta chromosome 13, fLabBer1.1, whole genome shotgun sequence genomic window:
- the LOC110000501 gene encoding TLR adapter interacting with SLC15A4 on the lysosome has product MLCEGRLLSMTYGELDLDPLCPQRTLQSTYGLPRAAATLILGSTRHTPLAHRDSPELTGPSSEELYISPLQSLDFHRAWEGRQISPEIEIPAQACSGADSPYLVPSFCQSFCQNYSDLHIGGDQVLLLSVNEGDLRVGTDAQAVGPFLQSCDVLPAVEESPPGKTPQTGLLHPLRGGSNRWRQGSTRDRSFLLQGREGPFSNSLLNHYLEQKILDLYQQYLMENMAREKTPGSGYDAGPVCPLLGSELVLTSLDQITLQLSREGNLEAGLAKDMVLSCLLRVAGDMQSSEISTPFLQISNEDSREQLKENEKE; this is encoded by the coding sequence ATGCTTTGTGAGGGCAGACTGTTGAGCATGACCTACGGGGAATTGGATTTGGATCCCCTCTGTCCTCAGCGGACTCTCCAGAGTACTTACGGGCTGCCGAGAGCAGCTGCTACACTCATACTGGGCTCCACCAGACACACTCCACTCGCTCATCGCGACTCCCCCGAGCTGACAGGTCCTTCATCAGAGGAGTTGTACATTTCTCCGCTGCAGTCCTTGGATTTCCACAGAGCCTGGGAGGGCAGACAGATCTCTCCAGAGATTGAGATCCCAGCTCAGGCCTGCTCTGGTGCTGATTCCCCTTATTTGGTCCCCTCTTTCTGTCAGAGCTTCTGCCAAAACTACAGCGACCTCCACATCGGAGGCGACCAGGTTTTGCTTCTTTCAGTGAATGAAGGTGATCTCCGTGTTGGTACTGATGCCCAGGCTGTCGGTCCCTTCCTCCAGTCCTGTGACGTCCTCCCGGCTGTAGAGGAATCTCCCCCTGGGAAGACGCCTCAGACCGGCCTTCTGCACCCACTGAGAGGGGGCTCGAATCGCTGGAGGCAGGGGAGTACACGTGATCGCAGCTTTTTGTTACAGGGGCGCGAAGGTCCGTTCTCCAACTCGCTTCTGAACCACTACCTGGAGCAGAAAATCCTGGATCTGTACCAGCAGTACCTGATGGAGAACATGGCCAGAGAAAAAACCCCTGGCTCAGGTTATGACGCGGGCCCTGTTTGCCCCCTGCTGGGCTCGGAACTGGTCCTCACCAGCCTGGATCAGATCACATTGCAGCTGAGTCGGGAGGGGAACCTGGAAGCCGGTCTGGCCAAGGACATGGTCCTGAGCTGCCTGCTGCGTGTGGCGGGTGACATGCAGTCAAGTGAGATCAGTACACCATTTCTGCAGATTTCAAATGAGGACTCCAGGGAGCAACTCAAGGAGAATGAAAAGGAGTAA